One region of Brachybacterium saurashtrense genomic DNA includes:
- a CDS encoding dihydrofolate reductase family protein: MARELIWTGFMTLDGVVDSPGGVEEGHPQGGWVLSTPFDEEAFSLKGEELAETSALMFGRRSYEAFAPVWNGSADHAAYQDLPKIVVSSSLDEADLHEGWGETRILRTTEAVAAEKAGEGGAIFVHGSAELGRRLGEAGLIDRYHLLLFPVTLGTGKRVLPTSAHERQDLRLRDSAAYANGVVKLVYDVVR, from the coding sequence ATGGCTCGAGAACTGATCTGGACCGGCTTCATGACGCTCGACGGCGTCGTCGACTCCCCCGGCGGGGTGGAGGAGGGGCATCCCCAGGGAGGCTGGGTGCTCAGCACGCCCTTCGACGAGGAGGCCTTCTCCCTCAAGGGCGAGGAGCTCGCCGAGACCTCCGCGCTGATGTTCGGCCGACGCAGCTACGAGGCCTTCGCGCCCGTGTGGAACGGCTCCGCGGACCACGCCGCGTACCAGGACCTCCCGAAGATCGTCGTCTCCTCCTCGCTGGATGAGGCGGATCTGCACGAGGGCTGGGGCGAGACCCGGATCCTCCGCACCACCGAGGCGGTCGCCGCGGAGAAGGCCGGCGAGGGCGGCGCGATCTTCGTCCACGGCAGCGCCGAGCTCGGCCGCCGGCTCGGGGAGGCGGGCCTCATCGACCGCTACCACCTGCTGCTGTTCCCGGTGACGCTGGGGACAGGCAAGAGGGTCCTGCCCACCTCGGCGCACGAGAGGCAGGACCTTCGCCTGCGCGACTCCGCCGCCTACGCCAACGGCGTGGTGAAGCTGGTCTACGACGTGGTGCGCTGA